One genomic region from Sphingobacterium multivorum encodes:
- a CDS encoding ABC transporter substrate-binding protein: protein MKVNRIIPVLLLACLCLVSACQNRQAGTVSNQVKAVDSRGKEVVLAHTAQRVVVLFPSLVDEVYMLGAENSLVGIPEQVYQVEDTYNFLSKLDDRIAKKTLATPTFAGQANNVESIVSLKPDLVLTFNTDQDNISQLEDLGIPVFTFSSQDEKSIFNELTGMGALLGKKARAEEIVQFVSAEIKKMTAPKDQVQKKVYYAWSKGRVLSTSGRGSLIDMAIRLSGAANACPLEMEAPNVGAETIYKWNPDLIILWNSTLADVYNLKELAALPAVRNKQVFVMSPSFPFDPHTVKFMLFAKQIRHWCFSDYTKQQLDQDMAIAFEKLYGKAGLLQ, encoded by the coding sequence ATGAAAGTGAATCGTATTATACCTGTATTGCTTTTGGCATGTTTGTGTTTAGTGAGCGCCTGCCAAAATCGGCAAGCAGGTACGGTCAGCAATCAAGTGAAAGCTGTCGACAGCCGTGGAAAAGAAGTGGTATTAGCGCATACGGCACAGCGTGTGGTTGTATTATTTCCGTCCCTTGTTGATGAAGTCTACATGTTGGGTGCTGAAAATAGCCTTGTTGGTATTCCTGAACAGGTTTATCAGGTCGAAGATACCTATAACTTTTTGTCCAAATTGGATGATAGGATCGCAAAAAAAACACTGGCGACACCTACTTTCGCAGGCCAGGCAAATAATGTGGAAAGCATAGTGAGCTTAAAACCTGACCTTGTTTTGACGTTCAATACCGATCAGGATAATATTTCCCAACTAGAAGATCTTGGAATTCCCGTGTTCACTTTTTCTTCGCAGGATGAAAAAAGTATTTTTAATGAACTGACAGGGATGGGAGCATTACTCGGAAAGAAAGCGCGAGCGGAAGAAATTGTTCAGTTTGTTTCGGCGGAGATCAAAAAAATGACTGCTCCCAAGGATCAAGTACAGAAGAAGGTTTATTACGCTTGGTCTAAAGGTCGGGTACTTTCGACATCCGGTCGTGGTAGTTTGATTGATATGGCGATCCGCCTTTCGGGCGCAGCTAACGCCTGTCCGTTGGAAATGGAAGCCCCAAATGTCGGCGCAGAGACAATTTATAAATGGAATCCGGATCTCATTATTCTTTGGAATTCTACATTGGCAGACGTCTATAACTTAAAGGAACTCGCGGCCTTACCGGCAGTGCGAAATAAACAGGTATTTGTGATGTCACCGTCGTTTCCATTCGACCCACATACCGTCAAATTTATGCTTTTTGCCAAACAGATAAGGCATTGGTGTTTTTCGGATTATACGAAACAGCAACTTGACCAGGATATGGCTATCGCTTTTGAAAAACTTTACGGTAAAGCAGGACTACTTCAATGA
- a CDS encoding ABC transporter ATP-binding protein yields MSNSIHINNLSFAYGKDIILNDVTMSFPKGKLSVILGRNGSGKSTLFNIIAGLEKKYDGSVLINETERRDWKVGRANSLKLGFLNQFHQTTFPFSVVDVILTGRASFSRFSPSKEDFEAVEQILDKFNLTHLKDKPYTSLSGGERQLVLLCRVLVQQPDLLLLDEPTNHLDLKYQIAVLQTAKELVKEGTTVLCVMHDPNMAFLFGDHFYLMKDNRLVDLHGLNREQVRNLLEQTYQLPLISLENQKKWMFVPRLSGAAAFEPMVEAQHSPATVTEMNTL; encoded by the coding sequence ATGAGTAATTCGATTCATATCAACAACCTTTCTTTTGCCTACGGCAAGGATATCATTTTAAATGATGTAACCATGTCTTTCCCAAAAGGAAAGCTTTCTGTTATTCTCGGTCGGAATGGAAGTGGTAAATCCACGCTATTTAATATTATTGCAGGGCTGGAAAAAAAATATGATGGATCGGTTCTTATTAATGAAACGGAGCGTCGCGATTGGAAGGTTGGTCGAGCTAATTCATTGAAATTGGGTTTTCTGAACCAGTTCCATCAGACTACATTTCCTTTTAGCGTTGTTGATGTTATTCTGACGGGACGAGCTTCATTTTCTCGTTTTTCACCAAGTAAAGAAGACTTCGAGGCAGTAGAACAGATCTTGGATAAATTTAACCTCACACACTTAAAGGACAAACCCTATACGTCGTTGTCTGGAGGGGAGCGACAATTGGTGTTACTATGTCGGGTATTGGTACAGCAACCTGATTTATTATTGCTTGATGAGCCTACGAATCATTTGGATCTGAAATATCAGATTGCGGTGCTGCAGACCGCCAAGGAGCTGGTCAAGGAAGGAACAACCGTGTTATGTGTAATGCACGACCCTAATATGGCGTTTCTTTTTGGTGATCATTTTTATCTGATGAAAGACAATAGGCTTGTGGACCTCCACGGTCTGAATCGGGAACAAGTAAGAAATTTATTGGAACAGACCTATCAACTTCCATTGATTAGTTTGGAGAATCAAAAGAAATGGATGTTTGTTCCGAGGCTGAGTGGCGCTGCGGCATTTGAACCTATGGTGGAGGCACAACATAGTCCAGCAACGGTCACTGAGATGAATACCCTCTGA
- a CDS encoding FecCD family ABC transporter permease, producing MMHQLKKLLLLVVLPLLVLLFSLLVGSSQNIGFVELCQRIGSEVGGYLGHPTAVWKDNMDTILWQVRLPRILLTFMVGAALASSGGILQAIFRNPIVDPFTLGISSGSAFGAALAMLFPLLPVNISAFLFGVCAVGLTYFVSNAGLKTSIIGMVLAGMVISGVFTAMLTLLQYISDPYKLQAIVQWTMGNLHTASWSKVQHAFLPITIGLAILILFRWKLNLLALGDQEAIAVGVNPKLLKLGFIAVATLITASAVAAVGVISLFGLIVPHISRMIFGPNNNIVVWANISIGGTFLLLIDDFSRAVMPFEIPIGVFTMIIGAPLFIYLMRRNEINWNS from the coding sequence ATGATGCATCAATTAAAAAAGCTGTTATTGCTCGTTGTTCTACCATTGTTGGTTTTATTGTTTTCCCTATTAGTAGGCTCAAGCCAGAACATTGGTTTTGTTGAGCTCTGCCAACGCATTGGATCGGAAGTGGGGGGATATTTAGGTCACCCTACTGCGGTATGGAAGGATAATATGGATACCATATTGTGGCAGGTACGTTTACCACGGATTCTGCTGACCTTTATGGTCGGAGCTGCTCTAGCGTCTTCTGGCGGAATCTTGCAGGCCATTTTTAGGAATCCAATCGTTGATCCCTTTACATTGGGTATTTCTTCGGGATCTGCTTTTGGGGCTGCATTGGCTATGTTGTTTCCGCTATTGCCGGTCAATATATCCGCATTTTTGTTTGGTGTATGTGCTGTGGGGTTGACTTATTTTGTTTCAAATGCTGGTTTGAAAACCTCGATTATTGGGATGGTATTGGCAGGAATGGTTATTTCCGGTGTATTTACAGCCATGTTAACCTTGTTGCAATACATCAGTGATCCCTATAAATTACAAGCTATTGTACAATGGACAATGGGGAATCTGCATACGGCCTCCTGGTCGAAAGTACAGCATGCTTTTCTGCCGATAACAATAGGATTGGCTATCCTGATTCTGTTTCGTTGGAAGCTGAATCTTTTAGCCTTGGGCGATCAAGAAGCCATTGCTGTTGGCGTCAATCCGAAACTGTTGAAACTGGGATTTATTGCTGTAGCTACACTAATTACAGCATCAGCCGTTGCAGCTGTAGGGGTAATAAGTCTATTTGGATTAATTGTTCCACATATCAGCCGGATGATCTTTGGCCCCAATAACAATATTGTTGTGTGGGCAAATATCAGTATTGGTGGTACTTTTCTTCTACTGATCGATGATTTTTCGAGGGCGGTCATGCCATTTGAAATTCCGATCGGTGTATTTACAATGATTATTGGCGCTCCCTTGTTTATTTACCTGATGCGTCGTAATGAAATCAACTGGAATTCATGA
- a CDS encoding GNAT family N-acetyltransferase: MNIFKDSGHILIENKRMSKRSLPAQPQLKNITISRVEEEDIDVVLPYVIEFRKQLFPMLDSNKLPKDLLAFSAVYLEAEAAAFLQAKDHRGNLIGVVGMSAYDYRFPHLDIDRRKTVEVARLFVDPSYRRSGLGTALFKGLVAVAKEKSIERLYLHTHPFLTGAYEFWGKQGFQLKDFCNESNFPTIHMELFIDRIA, encoded by the coding sequence ATGAATATATTTAAAGACAGTGGCCATATATTGATTGAAAATAAACGGATGAGTAAGCGATCTCTTCCCGCTCAACCTCAGTTGAAAAATATAACCATATCTCGTGTTGAAGAGGAGGATATTGATGTCGTATTACCTTATGTCATTGAATTTCGGAAACAGTTGTTCCCCATGTTGGATTCAAATAAGCTTCCTAAGGATCTACTCGCATTTTCAGCCGTATATCTTGAGGCTGAAGCTGCTGCATTCTTGCAGGCAAAAGATCATCGGGGTAATTTGATCGGCGTCGTTGGTATGTCGGCTTATGATTACCGTTTTCCGCATTTGGATATAGATAGAAGGAAAACGGTAGAAGTTGCCCGGCTTTTTGTGGATCCGAGTTACCGTAGGTCCGGTTTAGGAACAGCCTTATTCAAGGGCTTGGTCGCTGTAGCTAAGGAGAAAAGTATTGAAAGGCTTTATTTACATACTCACCCATTCTTGACAGGAGCCTATGAGTTTTGGGGAAAACAGGGCTTTCAATTAAAGGACTTTTGTAATGAATCGAATTTTCCAACGATTCACATGGAATTATTCATTGATCGTATTGCTTAA
- a CDS encoding TonB-dependent receptor, whose product MNNVMKALAFALLTSASVPGAVYAQQGVALFGKIQDESGDPIAGVTLTLVGGQQQTSSNAQGEFSFTGIISFPVQLRADAIGYKPVLLDLNAASWNAKKGVRLLMVAGDNTLDEVLVTGRRNNSYLTNDMELGGKFAGKLKDLPQSVAVLSKEFIEDKQAFTTGALVQDLAGVTEASSYDDVVIRGFKSGYETGVRLVNGLRSGYGYGNSYYNSPLTINLENIEVLKGPGASLFGDIVPGGTINMTTKKPLEDFRGHVNFSGGSFETMRTTVDLGGPLDSAKRILYRFNAGYEDTKTFRDVNRQKRIMVAPSFTFKPAEGTVVDIDMVYNQFNGYLDRGMGIKENNFYALPRSFTLSQPSDFYNSKTFSLSGRLSQRLAEHVSLNLSYMKSIYQEDVNEHRTMNTFADAPHNTIMNMRFFDRHGRDYTDNVVGYVKWDLLGDRVDHHLVAGVDFAQYRGDKENQLREARQQTVDGKVVPLTFDLNNPTYTTHDLTNYVWRTGVAYPFLSPYKTTGKYIQDQISIDDRLKLIVGLRHEHYSSETLDGQNRFHATQNALLPRFGVTYGINKQINYFASYSQGFVPVGANFIQNYKDYGADKPFDAERSFQVETGMKAGFFKEQLQVDLSLFRIERRNMLIATGAINDSGLPEYRQSGKALSQGVEFDVRGQLTREFQIMANYTYNDTEVKSSSVPSEIGQSLPGAPKNMASAWLKYVFSTSTLKGLGFGAGVYYVDRKRMDNSIGKDSEGNALWGQWPSYTTVNAAAYYHIGAMKMALNLNNVFDQYYFLGGFDYTRAFAGAPRNVMVSVGYSF is encoded by the coding sequence ATGAACAACGTAATGAAAGCGCTAGCTTTCGCTTTATTGACAAGTGCTTCCGTACCGGGAGCTGTATATGCACAACAAGGTGTAGCATTATTTGGAAAAATTCAGGATGAAAGCGGTGATCCCATCGCTGGGGTTACACTGACCTTAGTCGGTGGACAACAACAGACAAGTTCTAATGCTCAGGGCGAATTTAGTTTTACCGGAATAATTTCTTTTCCTGTACAGTTACGTGCAGATGCAATTGGTTATAAGCCTGTATTGCTGGATTTGAACGCGGCTAGCTGGAATGCAAAAAAAGGAGTTCGATTACTGATGGTAGCCGGTGATAATACCTTGGATGAGGTATTGGTAACAGGTAGACGCAACAATTCCTATTTGACAAATGACATGGAGTTGGGCGGAAAATTTGCTGGAAAATTAAAAGATCTTCCACAATCTGTTGCTGTTTTAAGTAAGGAATTTATAGAGGATAAGCAGGCATTCACTACTGGGGCATTGGTTCAGGATTTGGCTGGTGTGACCGAAGCATCTTCCTATGATGATGTTGTCATTCGTGGCTTTAAAAGCGGTTATGAAACGGGTGTACGGCTTGTCAATGGCTTACGCTCGGGGTATGGTTATGGTAACAGTTATTATAACTCTCCCTTAACAATCAATCTTGAAAATATCGAGGTTTTGAAAGGGCCAGGAGCATCCTTGTTTGGAGATATCGTACCGGGTGGTACGATTAATATGACGACCAAGAAGCCTTTGGAAGATTTTAGAGGGCATGTGAATTTTTCAGGTGGTAGTTTTGAAACGATGCGAACAACTGTGGATCTCGGTGGACCTCTGGACAGTGCCAAACGTATTTTATATCGTTTTAATGCGGGTTACGAAGATACAAAGACTTTCCGAGATGTAAATCGCCAGAAACGAATCATGGTGGCTCCTTCGTTCACCTTTAAACCAGCTGAGGGCACGGTGGTGGATATTGATATGGTGTATAATCAGTTCAACGGTTATCTTGATCGGGGAATGGGTATTAAGGAAAATAACTTTTATGCTTTGCCAAGATCATTTACGTTGAGCCAGCCTTCCGATTTTTATAATTCCAAGACTTTTTCGTTAAGCGGCCGATTGTCTCAGCGTCTGGCAGAACATGTTAGCTTGAATCTGAGCTACATGAAATCCATCTATCAGGAGGATGTCAACGAACATCGGACAATGAACACCTTTGCTGATGCGCCACATAATACCATTATGAATATGCGTTTTTTTGATCGTCATGGACGTGACTATACAGATAATGTTGTGGGTTATGTTAAGTGGGATCTTTTGGGTGATCGGGTTGATCATCATTTAGTTGCGGGAGTTGATTTTGCACAGTATCGGGGCGACAAAGAAAATCAATTGCGGGAGGCGCGGCAGCAAACTGTAGATGGCAAAGTTGTCCCGTTGACTTTTGACTTGAACAATCCCACTTATACAACGCATGACCTGACTAATTATGTGTGGCGCACGGGAGTCGCTTATCCTTTTTTAAGCCCTTATAAAACAACAGGTAAATATATTCAGGATCAAATCAGCATTGACGACCGATTGAAACTTATTGTAGGTCTACGTCATGAACACTATTCTTCTGAAACACTTGATGGACAAAATCGTTTTCATGCGACACAAAATGCCTTATTACCGCGTTTTGGTGTGACCTATGGAATCAATAAGCAGATTAATTATTTTGCAAGTTATTCGCAGGGCTTTGTGCCTGTGGGTGCCAATTTTATTCAGAACTATAAAGATTACGGAGCTGATAAACCCTTTGATGCCGAGCGGAGTTTCCAGGTGGAAACGGGGATGAAGGCCGGTTTTTTTAAAGAGCAATTGCAAGTTGATCTTTCCTTATTCCGAATTGAACGACGGAATATGCTCATTGCCACAGGGGCTATCAATGATTCAGGGCTGCCGGAGTATAGACAATCTGGCAAAGCGTTATCCCAGGGGGTCGAATTCGATGTCCGTGGGCAGTTGACACGTGAGTTCCAGATTATGGCCAATTATACCTATAACGATACGGAGGTAAAATCTTCCTCTGTTCCTTCTGAAATAGGGCAGTCCCTGCCGGGAGCACCCAAAAATATGGCGAGTGCCTGGTTGAAATATGTGTTTTCAACTAGTACATTAAAAGGTTTGGGTTTTGGCGCCGGTGTTTACTATGTAGATCGTAAAAGGATGGATAACAGTATCGGAAAGGATAGCGAAGGAAATGCACTTTGGGGACAATGGCCTTCGTATACCACTGTAAATGCTGCTGCATATTACCACATTGGTGCGATGAAAATGGCGTTAAATCTGAACAATGTATTCGATCAATATTACTTTTTAGGTGGTTTTGACTACACACGGGCCTTTGCTGGTGCACCGCGAAATGTCATGGTATCAGTGGGTTACTCTTTTTAA